A region of Bradyrhizobium sp. SZCCHNS1050 DNA encodes the following proteins:
- a CDS encoding 2Fe-2S iron-sulfur cluster-binding protein, which yields MATLTVMPSGKTIEVGEGTTILAALLGAEVEIQHKCEGQAKCGSCHIFLQEGRKGVSKVTKLENEKLDTIVGVGSKSRLACQATILGTENVKIELLGFGSGL from the coding sequence GTGGCGACATTGACGGTAATGCCCTCCGGTAAGACGATCGAGGTGGGCGAGGGCACCACCATTCTGGCAGCGCTGCTCGGCGCCGAGGTCGAGATCCAGCATAAATGCGAGGGCCAGGCAAAGTGCGGTTCCTGCCACATCTTCCTGCAGGAGGGACGCAAGGGCGTGTCGAAGGTCACCAAGCTGGAGAACGAGAAGCTCGACACCATCGTCGGCGTCGGCTCGAAGTCTCGCCTCGCCTGTCAGGCGACCATTCTTGGCACCGAGAACGTCAAGATCGAACTCCTGGGCTTCGGCTCGGGCCTGTAA
- a CDS encoding DegT/DnrJ/EryC1/StrS family aminotransferase — protein MTKPYLVHDADRQEQDEAELTPVEASFIPLSDPDITTAEIAAVDSALRSPRLSCGPLVEEFEAAFASYLGRRYAIAVPSGTLGLVLVLKAMGIGSGDEVIASSYSFREIAHAISIVGAKPVFADIDYYSGTLAPSKIEARITERTKAILVGNTNGHPAKWSELQAIAKTRNLPVIEDSTEAIGSKYKGALVGTFGTAAVFDFSQPFALTCGEGGMVVTDDVDIAVAVRRHRSHRLDERASVVVSSSASHQAVMSDVTAALGLAQLRRIDEILERRKLIEQIYYSEVQSFEGIKDPYVGPDVTEVNWFLYQVHLGTRFSKSSRDSIVEDLRVEQVEAVAYSNPLHLQRHYFDMGYRRGDYLVTEKVADRVVALPFHVHLTRDQIAFIVATMKDASVNVGAGAAIY, from the coding sequence ATGACCAAGCCCTATCTGGTGCATGACGCCGATCGGCAGGAGCAGGATGAAGCGGAGCTTACGCCGGTCGAGGCGAGCTTCATTCCGCTCTCTGATCCCGACATTACCACGGCGGAGATTGCCGCCGTGGACTCCGCGTTGCGCTCGCCGCGGCTGTCCTGCGGTCCGCTGGTCGAGGAGTTCGAGGCGGCATTCGCAAGCTATCTCGGGCGCAGATACGCCATTGCCGTCCCGAGCGGAACGCTTGGCCTGGTCCTGGTCCTGAAAGCGATGGGCATCGGATCGGGCGACGAGGTGATCGCGTCGTCCTATTCGTTCCGCGAGATCGCGCATGCCATCAGCATCGTCGGCGCCAAGCCGGTGTTTGCGGATATAGATTACTACTCGGGCACGCTGGCGCCAAGCAAGATCGAGGCGCGCATCACGGAGCGGACAAAGGCGATCCTGGTCGGCAACACCAACGGCCATCCGGCCAAATGGTCGGAACTGCAGGCGATCGCGAAGACCCGCAATCTGCCTGTCATCGAGGATTCGACCGAGGCCATCGGCTCGAAATATAAGGGGGCGCTGGTCGGTACATTCGGTACGGCCGCGGTGTTCGATTTCTCGCAGCCTTTCGCGCTCACCTGTGGTGAGGGTGGCATGGTCGTCACCGACGACGTCGACATCGCGGTGGCCGTGCGTCGGCACCGTTCGCACCGGCTCGACGAGCGCGCATCGGTCGTGGTCAGCAGCAGCGCGTCGCACCAGGCTGTGATGAGCGACGTGACCGCCGCGCTCGGGTTGGCGCAATTGCGGCGGATCGACGAGATCCTCGAGCGGCGCAAGCTGATCGAGCAGATCTATTACAGCGAGGTGCAGTCGTTCGAGGGCATCAAGGACCCCTATGTCGGGCCCGATGTCACCGAGGTGAACTGGTTTCTCTATCAGGTGCATCTGGGCACGCGGTTCTCGAAGTCGAGCCGGGATTCGATCGTCGAGGATCTCAGGGTCGAACAGGTCGAGGCCGTGGCCTATTCGAATCCCCTGCATCTGCAGCGGCATTATTTCGACATGGGATATCGCCGAGGCGATTATCTCGTGACCGAGAAGGTCGCCGATCGTGTGGTGGCCCTGCCATTCCACGTGCATCTCACCAGGGATCAGATCGCCTTCATCGTTGCGACGATGAAGGACGCCTCGGTCAATGTCGGGGCGGGCGCCGCGATCTACTGA
- a CDS encoding DUF3024 domain-containing protein produces the protein MAATALKPSFVLPAHPNELDRKRIARALKSRKRYRYVEPTVSPVDEGYHVRSPCCSRNIDKDGGVIDVALLRHDPANAMWKLFWRDHAQGTWELHSLHRRLTAAVDELNADPERIFWQ, from the coding sequence ATGGCCGCAACCGCGCTCAAGCCCAGCTTTGTCCTGCCCGCGCATCCCAATGAGTTGGATCGCAAGCGGATCGCGCGCGCGCTGAAGTCACGCAAGCGCTATCGCTATGTCGAGCCGACGGTGTCGCCGGTCGACGAGGGTTATCACGTCCGCAGCCCTTGCTGCTCGCGCAACATCGACAAGGACGGTGGGGTGATCGACGTCGCGCTGCTGCGCCATGATCCCGCGAATGCGATGTGGAAGCTGTTCTGGAGAGATCACGCGCAGGGGACGTGGGAGCTGCATAGTCTGCATCGGCGGTTGACCGCGGCGGTCGACGAGCTGAACGCGGACCCTGAGCGGATCTTCTGGCAGTAG
- a CDS encoding nitrogen fixation protein NifZ: protein MIEPRLPKYQWGQRVKALIDLVNDGSFPNAPAEAKLVGVGDMGEIVQVGTHTEANMPIYLVEFGEQLVVGCLEEEIVPVEVR from the coding sequence ATGATCGAGCCGCGCCTGCCGAAATATCAATGGGGTCAGCGTGTCAAGGCGCTGATCGACCTCGTCAATGACGGCTCGTTCCCGAACGCGCCGGCCGAGGCCAAGCTCGTTGGCGTCGGCGATATGGGTGAGATCGTGCAGGTCGGCACCCACACGGAAGCGAACATGCCGATCTATCTCGTCGAGTTCGGCGAGCAGCTCGTCGTGGGGTGTCTCGAAGAGGAGATCGTCCCGGTTGAGGTGCGATGA
- a CDS encoding nitrogen fixation protein NifZ: MSNIVRDSEVVELSAPPYFTFGEKVKAKRTIRNDGTYAGKEIGEILAKKGEIGYVVSIGTFLQQFYIYGVEFLESGNRVGMKRKELESTVPRGEAEDELPLPGAYRS; this comes from the coding sequence ATGAGCAACATCGTTCGTGACAGCGAGGTCGTGGAGTTGTCGGCGCCGCCGTACTTCACGTTCGGCGAGAAGGTGAAGGCCAAGCGCACGATCCGCAACGACGGCACCTACGCAGGCAAGGAAATCGGCGAGATCCTCGCGAAGAAGGGCGAGATCGGCTACGTCGTCTCGATCGGAACCTTCCTGCAGCAGTTCTACATCTACGGCGTCGAGTTTCTCGAAAGCGGAAACCGCGTCGGCATGAAGCGCAAGGAGCTCGAATCGACCGTCCCCCGCGGGGAGGCCGAGGACGAGTTGCCCCTGCCGGGAGCATACAGATCATGA
- a CDS encoding 4Fe4S-binding leucine-rich repeat protein, translated as MNDDIDEAIDWQGNEISCAGCEHAQLNASGGCRLRHACVHDRYARRIDRFFNWNPALANGYVKHPHFEVRAIAAKHASPFFLPPLLDDPEETVRWNAARRLPKRLVLRLRHDPHREVRIRIATVLDPEDLMPMMMDDDYYVRLVVARRIVPSVLGRMMGDPEAEVRRVVARRIPSDWLLGMISDPDPRVRLEIAERLAPDLLTAMRKDADWRVRHEVASRIALSELTELTRDEDPLVQEMARDRLANRSGAAMEKPA; from the coding sequence ATGAATGACGACATCGACGAGGCCATCGACTGGCAGGGCAACGAGATCAGTTGTGCGGGCTGCGAACACGCGCAGCTCAACGCATCCGGCGGCTGTCGCCTTCGGCACGCCTGCGTGCACGACCGCTACGCCCGGCGCATCGACCGCTTCTTCAACTGGAATCCGGCGCTCGCCAACGGCTACGTCAAGCATCCGCATTTCGAGGTGCGCGCGATCGCGGCGAAGCATGCCAGCCCGTTCTTTCTGCCTCCGCTGCTCGATGATCCCGAGGAGACCGTGCGCTGGAACGCCGCGCGGCGGCTGCCGAAGCGGCTGGTGTTGCGGCTGCGCCATGATCCGCATCGCGAGGTCCGCATCCGGATCGCGACGGTGCTCGATCCGGAAGACCTGATGCCGATGATGATGGACGACGATTACTACGTCCGCCTGGTCGTGGCGCGCCGCATCGTACCGTCCGTGCTCGGCCGCATGATGGGGGACCCGGAGGCCGAGGTCCGCCGCGTCGTCGCACGGCGCATTCCGAGTGACTGGCTGCTCGGCATGATCAGCGACCCCGATCCACGGGTGCGGCTCGAGATCGCCGAGCGCCTCGCGCCTGATCTCCTCACCGCGATGCGCAAGGACGCCGACTGGCGGGTGCGTCACGAGGTTGCGAGCCGGATCGCGCTCAGTGAGCTGACCGAGTTGACGCGCGACGAGGATCCGCTGGTGCAGGAGATGGCGCGCGACCGGCTCGCGAACCGCTCCGGAGCTGCGATGGAGAAACCGGCATGA
- a CDS encoding iron-sulfur cluster assembly accessory protein, producing the protein MNFTLTPAAQKFMRMMLRADGTAGSGFRLAVSPGGCSGLAADISVLATPQPGDAVVERDGVRLFLPAESRLLLDGVTIDFADTATQTGLVFHDPKQVSCSTHALKALEH; encoded by the coding sequence ATGAATTTCACTCTCACGCCAGCCGCGCAGAAATTCATGCGCATGATGCTGCGGGCTGACGGCACTGCGGGTTCGGGCTTCCGTCTCGCGGTGTCGCCCGGCGGCTGCTCCGGCCTCGCGGCCGATATCAGCGTGCTCGCCACGCCGCAGCCCGGTGATGCCGTGGTCGAGCGCGACGGTGTCAGGCTGTTTCTGCCGGCGGAAAGCCGCTTGCTGCTCGACGGTGTGACCATCGACTTCGCGGATACTGCGACGCAGACCGGCCTCGTGTTTCACGATCCGAAGCAGGTTTCGTGCTCGACCCACGCCTTGAAGGCGCTGGAGCACTAG
- a CDS encoding YfhL family 4Fe-4S dicluster ferredoxin, whose product MTLKIIASQCTSCSACEPECPNVAISEKNGTFVIDPKKCTECIGHFDEPQCAAVCPVDNTCVIDNSFPRYQPPA is encoded by the coding sequence ATGACCTTGAAGATCATTGCCTCGCAGTGCACGAGCTGCTCGGCCTGTGAACCCGAATGTCCGAACGTGGCGATCTCGGAGAAGAACGGCACCTTCGTGATCGATCCGAAGAAGTGCACCGAGTGCATCGGCCATTTCGACGAGCCGCAATGCGCGGCGGTCTGCCCGGTCGACAACACCTGCGTGATCGACAATTCGTTCCCGCGCTACCAGCCGCCGGCTTGA
- the nifB gene encoding nitrogenase cofactor biosynthesis protein NifB, which translates to MDASVQHEQATIPDGDKLSSVMQTIAEHKGCGTSGGSGKASCGSGAGENDLPPEIWEKVKNHPCYSEEAHHHYARMHVAVAPACNIQCNYCNRKYDCANESRPGVVSEKLTPEQAAKKVLAVASTIPQMTVLGIAGPGDPLANPEKTFKTFELIARTAPDIKLCLSTNGLALPDHVDTIAGFNVDHVTITINMVDPEIGAKIYPWVFWKHKRYTGVEAAKLLTDRQLQGLEMLTERGILCKVNSVMIPGVNDKHLVEVNKAVKSRGAFLHNIMPLISSPEHGTVFGLTGQRGPTAQELKALQDECEGEMNMMRHCRQCRADAVGLLGEDRSAEFTTDKIMAMEVNYDIDSRKAYQEAVEQERVAKVVAKQEELASLAGQSSDIKLLIAVATKGSGLINEHFGHAKEFQVYELSTAGAKFVGHRRVDLYCQGGYGDEDSLETVIRAINDCHAVFVAKIGGCPKSDLLAAGIEPVDQFAHEFIEKSAIAWFKSYLDRVNSGEIQHVVRGDAEIRQGALISAA; encoded by the coding sequence ATGGACGCGTCAGTGCAGCACGAACAGGCGACGATACCGGACGGCGACAAGCTGAGCTCGGTGATGCAGACCATCGCGGAGCACAAGGGCTGCGGCACCTCGGGCGGCAGCGGCAAGGCGAGCTGCGGCTCGGGCGCCGGCGAGAACGACCTGCCGCCGGAGATCTGGGAGAAGGTGAAGAACCATCCCTGCTACAGCGAGGAGGCGCATCATCACTACGCGCGCATGCACGTCGCCGTCGCGCCCGCCTGCAACATCCAGTGCAACTACTGCAACCGCAAATATGACTGCGCCAACGAGTCGCGTCCGGGCGTGGTCAGCGAGAAGCTGACGCCGGAGCAGGCCGCCAAGAAGGTGCTCGCCGTCGCCTCGACCATTCCGCAGATGACCGTGCTGGGCATTGCCGGCCCTGGCGATCCGCTCGCCAATCCCGAGAAGACGTTCAAGACCTTCGAGCTGATCGCGCGCACCGCCCCCGACATCAAGCTCTGCCTGTCGACCAACGGTCTCGCGCTGCCCGACCACGTCGACACCATCGCCGGCTTCAACGTCGACCACGTCACGATTACCATCAACATGGTCGATCCCGAGATCGGCGCCAAGATCTATCCCTGGGTTTTCTGGAAGCACAAGCGCTACACCGGCGTCGAGGCGGCCAAGCTGCTCACCGACCGCCAGTTGCAGGGCCTGGAGATGCTGACCGAGCGCGGCATCCTCTGCAAGGTCAACTCGGTGATGATCCCAGGGGTCAACGACAAGCACCTCGTCGAGGTCAACAAGGCGGTGAAGTCGCGCGGCGCGTTCCTGCACAACATCATGCCGCTGATCTCGTCGCCGGAGCACGGCACCGTGTTCGGCCTGACCGGCCAGCGCGGTCCGACCGCGCAGGAGCTGAAGGCGCTGCAGGACGAGTGCGAAGGCGAGATGAACATGATGCGGCATTGCCGCCAGTGCCGCGCGGACGCCGTGGGCCTGCTCGGTGAGGATCGCTCGGCCGAATTCACGACCGACAAGATCATGGCGATGGAGGTGAACTACGATATCGACAGTCGCAAGGCCTATCAGGAGGCGGTCGAGCAGGAGCGTGTCGCCAAGGTTGTGGCGAAGCAGGAGGAGCTCGCCTCGCTCGCCGGCCAGTCGAGCGACATCAAGCTCCTGATCGCGGTCGCGACCAAGGGCTCGGGCCTGATCAACGAGCATTTCGGCCACGCCAAGGAGTTCCAGGTCTACGAGCTCTCCACGGCCGGAGCCAAGTTCGTCGGTCACCGCCGCGTCGACTTGTACTGCCAGGGCGGCTATGGCGACGAGGACAGCCTGGAGACCGTCATCCGCGCCATCAACGACTGCCATGCGGTGTTCGTGGCCAAGATCGGCGGCTGCCCGAAGAGCGACCTGCTGGCCGCGGGCATCGAGCCGGTCGATCAGTTCGCGCACGAGTTCATCGAAAAGTCCGCGATCGCCTGGTTCAAGAGCTACCTCGACAGGGTGAACAGTGGCGAGATCCAGCACGTCGTGCGCGGTGACGCCGAAATTCGCCAGGGCGCCCTGATCTCGGCGGCGTGA
- a CDS encoding SIR2 family protein — translation MNAPLPHIDIVKQADAEALLKDVVAGLKAGKVVPFLGPAVSEQSGATVPMNPEALAAFFGTKVALPRRAKGNAWASAQHIESTRHRSTVTALMAEAFAAPVAPTPLQQHLASLPLPMIVDSWYDGAMRTALGGRGDWGEVQGITRAGIGEDRWYRFYDAAGAESDREKAASWTTLLYKPHGGITPARNFLITDADYVEVLTDIDIQTPIPDTVKDRRTDRSFLFIGCRFNDQLLRTYGRQVIKRSGADHYVLVEPDSLSKNELKFFIAERLTPIAIPLARASEIIIGG, via the coding sequence ATGAATGCGCCGCTTCCTCATATCGACATCGTCAAGCAGGCCGATGCCGAGGCCCTGCTCAAGGACGTCGTCGCCGGACTGAAGGCCGGCAAGGTCGTCCCGTTCCTCGGTCCCGCCGTGTCCGAGCAGTCCGGCGCCACGGTGCCGATGAATCCTGAAGCGCTGGCTGCGTTCTTCGGCACCAAGGTGGCGCTGCCGCGCCGAGCCAAGGGCAATGCGTGGGCTTCAGCCCAGCACATCGAGAGCACGCGCCACCGCTCGACGGTGACCGCGCTGATGGCCGAAGCCTTTGCCGCGCCCGTTGCACCGACACCGCTGCAGCAGCATCTGGCGTCGCTGCCGTTGCCGATGATCGTCGACAGTTGGTATGACGGCGCAATGCGAACCGCGCTCGGCGGGCGCGGCGATTGGGGCGAGGTGCAGGGCATCACGCGGGCCGGAATCGGCGAGGACCGCTGGTATCGCTTCTACGACGCCGCGGGCGCCGAGAGCGATCGCGAGAAGGCCGCAAGCTGGACCACGCTGCTCTACAAGCCGCATGGCGGGATCACACCGGCCAGGAACTTCCTGATCACCGATGCCGACTATGTCGAGGTGCTGACCGACATCGACATCCAGACACCGATACCCGACACGGTCAAGGACCGGCGCACCGACCGCAGCTTCCTGTTCATCGGCTGCCGCTTCAACGACCAGTTGCTGCGCACCTATGGCCGCCAGGTCATCAAGCGCTCCGGCGCCGATCACTACGTCCTGGTCGAGCCCGACTCATTGTCGAAGAACGAGCTGAAGTTCTTCATCGCCGAGCGGTTGACGCCGATCGCGATTCCGCTGGCCCGCGCGAGCGAGATCATCATCGGCGGCTGA
- the nifT gene encoding putative nitrogen fixation protein NifT: MKVMIRRSPETGLSIYVPKKDLEEPIVESEHESLWGGWIRIANGWVLELPQMAADTRLPITINARKRGGEGDE; encoded by the coding sequence ATGAAAGTCATGATCCGCCGCTCGCCGGAAACGGGCCTGTCGATCTACGTCCCCAAGAAGGATCTCGAGGAGCCCATCGTCGAGTCGGAGCACGAGTCCTTGTGGGGCGGCTGGATCCGCATCGCCAACGGATGGGTCCTCGAACTGCCGCAGATGGCTGCCGACACGCGGCTGCCGATCACGATCAATGCGCGCAAGCGCGGTGGCGAAGGGGACGAGTGA
- the nifS gene encoding cysteine desulfurase NifS, which yields MRPVYLDNNATTRADPEVVAAMLPFFTDQFGNASSSHAFGSEVAGAVRQARKSLQALLGAVFDHEIVFTSGGTESDNTAILSALETQEGRDEIVTTAVEHPAILSLVEYLMDKRGVAVHLIGVDAAGRLDLEAYKRALGPRTAIASVMWANNETGTLFPVSDLARLAHEAGALFHTDAVQAAGKIAIDLKSAGVDMLSLSGHKLHGPKGIGALYVRKGTPFAPLLRGGPQERRRRGGTENVPGIIGLGKAAELAAKHLTDEQGRVRALRDRLEQGILQSVGHCVVLGDLAARLPNTSNIAFRHLEGEPIVMRLNQAGIAASLGSACASGSMEPSHVLRAMNAPPDLLRGAVRFSLSRDTTDDDIDRVLQILPDIVGRLRETSPAWLQHRQSPSADALRPTELTQ from the coding sequence TTGCGTCCGGTCTATCTCGACAACAACGCGACGACACGAGCCGATCCCGAGGTCGTCGCGGCGATGTTGCCGTTCTTTACGGACCAGTTCGGCAATGCTTCATCCTCGCATGCCTTCGGCAGCGAGGTCGCCGGGGCCGTGAGGCAGGCGCGCAAGAGCCTGCAGGCGCTGCTCGGTGCCGTCTTCGATCACGAAATCGTCTTCACCTCGGGCGGAACGGAATCCGACAATACCGCGATCCTGTCGGCGCTGGAGACGCAGGAGGGCCGCGACGAGATCGTCACGACGGCGGTGGAGCACCCCGCGATCCTGTCGCTCGTCGAATACCTCATGGACAAGCGCGGCGTCGCGGTGCATCTGATCGGCGTCGATGCGGCCGGCCGGCTCGATCTCGAGGCTTACAAGCGCGCGCTCGGCCCGCGCACGGCGATCGCCTCGGTGATGTGGGCCAACAACGAAACCGGCACGCTGTTTCCGGTGTCCGATCTGGCCAGGCTCGCGCATGAGGCCGGCGCGTTGTTCCACACCGACGCCGTGCAGGCGGCCGGCAAGATCGCGATCGATCTGAAATCCGCTGGCGTCGACATGCTGTCGTTGTCCGGCCACAAGCTGCACGGCCCCAAGGGCATCGGTGCGCTTTATGTTCGGAAGGGCACACCGTTCGCGCCGCTGCTGCGCGGCGGCCCGCAGGAGCGCCGCCGGCGCGGCGGCACCGAGAACGTGCCGGGCATCATCGGGCTCGGCAAGGCGGCCGAGCTCGCGGCAAAGCATCTCACGGACGAGCAGGGCCGCGTTCGCGCGCTGCGCGACCGGCTGGAGCAGGGCATCCTCCAGAGCGTCGGCCATTGCGTCGTGCTCGGCGACCTCGCTGCGCGGCTGCCGAACACCTCCAACATCGCCTTCCGGCATCTCGAGGGCGAGCCGATCGTCATGCGGCTGAACCAAGCCGGTATCGCCGCCTCGCTCGGCTCGGCCTGCGCCTCGGGCTCGATGGAGCCGTCGCACGTGCTCCGCGCGATGAACGCGCCGCCGGATCTGCTGCGCGGGGCTGTCCGATTCTCGCTGTCGCGCGACACCACGGACGACGACATCGATCGCGTGCTGCAGATCCTGCCCGACATCGTCGGCCGGCTCCGCGAGACCTCGCCGGCCTGGCTGCAGCATCGTCAATCGCCATCGGCGGACGCCCTTCGCCCTACGGAGCTCACGCAATGA
- a CDS encoding NifU family protein, with product MLVESQGIVEAPSQMSERERIIRAVIEEVRPNLKRDGGDCELVEIDGNKIMVKLAGACIFCKLASATLEGIQARMIEKLGEFVRLVPVAGAAKARH from the coding sequence ATGCTGGTCGAATCCCAGGGCATCGTCGAAGCGCCGTCGCAGATGAGCGAGCGCGAGCGGATCATCCGGGCCGTGATCGAGGAGGTTCGTCCGAACCTCAAGCGCGACGGCGGCGATTGCGAGCTCGTCGAGATTGACGGCAACAAGATCATGGTCAAGCTCGCCGGCGCCTGCATCTTCTGCAAGCTCGCCAGCGCGACGCTGGAGGGCATCCAGGCGCGCATGATCGAGAAGCTCGGCGAATTCGTCCGCCTCGTTCCGGTGGCCGGCGCAGCCAAGGCGCGGCATTAA
- a CDS encoding HesB/IscA family protein yields MINLTDSAINAVRNAITTSDKPVDGLRIMVEAGGCAGLKYNMGLVSGSEPEDTVIEREGVRVLVDHKSLEYLEGTTIDFVIALEGSGFTFENPNAKSSCGCGKSFA; encoded by the coding sequence ATGATCAACCTGACCGACAGCGCCATCAATGCGGTCCGCAACGCGATCACGACCTCCGACAAGCCGGTCGACGGCCTCAGGATCATGGTCGAAGCCGGCGGCTGCGCCGGGCTGAAATACAACATGGGCCTCGTCAGCGGCAGCGAGCCGGAGGACACCGTGATCGAGCGCGAGGGCGTACGCGTGCTCGTCGATCACAAGAGCCTCGAATATCTCGAAGGCACGACGATCGATTTCGTCATCGCGCTGGAGGGCTCCGGCTTCACCTTCGAGAACCCGAATGCCAAGTCGAGCTGCGGCTGCGGCAAGTCGTTCGCTTGA
- a CDS encoding Rieske (2Fe-2S) protein translates to MTTDVAYAICSFNDIPSRRAMGFQLVIVAEDGSHRPWPIFVIRWGKQVFGYLNMCPHDKVNLDWERNQFLDGNGLRILCGKHGSLFEIGTGLCVDGPCRGESLTPVALSVLDGDICVTGVTLVEDDEEEGETGLQCEDG, encoded by the coding sequence ATGACGACCGACGTCGCCTACGCCATCTGCAGCTTCAACGACATTCCGAGCCGCCGCGCCATGGGCTTCCAGCTCGTGATCGTCGCGGAGGACGGCAGCCACCGCCCGTGGCCGATCTTCGTGATCCGCTGGGGCAAGCAGGTGTTCGGCTATCTGAACATGTGCCCGCACGACAAGGTCAATCTCGACTGGGAGCGCAATCAGTTCCTGGACGGCAACGGCCTTCGCATCCTCTGCGGCAAGCACGGCTCGCTGTTCGAGATCGGTACCGGGCTCTGCGTCGATGGCCCGTGCAGGGGCGAGAGCCTGACGCCGGTCGCGCTGAGCGTGCTGGATGGCGACATCTGCGTGACCGGCGTGACCCTGGTCGAGGATGACGAGGAAGAGGGTGAGACCGGCCTGCAGTGTGAGGACGGCTGA
- a CDS encoding sulfurtransferase, with translation MSTDPSSTLVSSDWLAQHLSDPATKILDCTWHHPSTNLDGRTQYRGRHLPGSVHFDIDQVADKSNPLPHMLPSAGDFAHKVGLLGISNADRVVVYDRHYGGSAAGRVWWMFRVFGHDNVALLDGGFGKWTKEKRPAEMTPVRPEPASFTASFQPGLVATSADVRSLLQAGGQLIDARGPGKFDGTQADVFTFKRQGHIPGAINLPWADLVDPDSGVLLAPDALTARFTAAGVDLNKPIVTTCASGITSCMLALALYRLGIPNAAVYDGAWAEWSQLDNTPVAA, from the coding sequence ATGAGCACGGATCCCTCGAGCACCCTGGTCAGCTCCGACTGGCTGGCACAACATCTTTCCGATCCCGCCACCAAGATCCTCGACTGCACCTGGCACCATCCGAGCACCAACCTGGACGGCCGTACGCAATACCGCGGCCGGCACCTGCCGGGCTCAGTGCATTTCGATATCGACCAGGTCGCCGACAAGTCCAACCCGCTGCCGCACATGCTGCCGTCAGCGGGCGATTTCGCCCACAAGGTCGGGCTGCTCGGCATCAGCAATGCCGATCGCGTCGTCGTCTACGACCGTCATTATGGCGGCTCGGCCGCGGGCCGCGTGTGGTGGATGTTCCGCGTATTCGGGCACGACAACGTCGCGCTGCTCGACGGCGGCTTCGGCAAATGGACCAAGGAGAAGCGGCCTGCGGAGATGACGCCGGTGCGCCCGGAACCCGCGAGCTTCACGGCCAGCTTCCAGCCCGGCCTGGTCGCGACCTCGGCCGACGTGCGTAGCCTGCTGCAGGCCGGCGGCCAACTCATCGATGCGCGCGGGCCCGGCAAGTTCGACGGCACGCAGGCAGACGTGTTCACCTTCAAGCGCCAGGGCCACATTCCAGGTGCCATCAACCTGCCCTGGGCCGATCTGGTCGATCCGGACTCCGGCGTGCTGCTGGCGCCCGACGCGCTCACCGCACGCTTTACGGCCGCGGGCGTCGATCTGAACAAGCCGATCGTTACCACCTGCGCCTCGGGCATCACCTCCTGCATGCTGGCGTTGGCGCTCTACCGGCTCGGCATTCCGAACGCCGCCGTCTACGACGGCGCTTGGGCGGAATGGAGCCAGCTCGACAACACGCCGGTCGCGGCGTGA
- the hspQ gene encoding heat shock protein HspQ yields MMRMEAKFTIGQVTRHRVYDLRGVVFDVDLSFSEEEGWRAITMDARLDKEQPFYYLLAECGDSSYIAYVPEQNLVADASGEPVKHPDIGELFDVDDEGSYRYRGRIFQ; encoded by the coding sequence ATGATGCGGATGGAGGCGAAATTCACGATCGGCCAGGTGACCCGGCACCGCGTCTACGATCTGCGCGGTGTCGTGTTCGACGTCGACCTGTCGTTCTCCGAGGAAGAGGGCTGGCGCGCCATCACCATGGACGCCAGGCTCGACAAGGAGCAGCCGTTCTACTACCTGCTCGCCGAATGCGGCGACAGCAGCTACATCGCCTACGTTCCCGAGCAGAACCTGGTGGCTGATGCCTCGGGCGAGCCGGTGAAGCATCCCGATATCGGCGAACTGTTCGATGTCGACGATGAGGGCAGCTATCGCTACCGCGGGCGGATCTTTCAGTAG
- the fdxB gene encoding ferredoxin III, nif-specific, whose protein sequence is MSNATRDGRDWRPDYLVAIDPAKCIGCGRCYKVCGREVMTLKGINDEGEFVELDDDEDDEVEKKIMVMNDTGACIGCGACARVCPTNCQTHSPAA, encoded by the coding sequence ATGTCCAACGCAACCCGTGACGGTCGCGACTGGCGGCCGGACTATCTGGTCGCCATCGATCCGGCCAAGTGCATCGGCTGCGGCCGCTGCTACAAGGTGTGTGGCCGCGAGGTCATGACCCTGAAGGGCATCAACGACGAGGGTGAGTTCGTCGAGCTCGACGACGACGAGGATGATGAGGTCGAGAAGAAGATCATGGTCATGAACGACACCGGCGCCTGCATCGGCTGCGGCGCCTGCGCGCGCGTCTGCCCGACCAACTGCCAGACCCATTCGCCGGCGGCCTGA